The Microbacterium paraoxydans genome includes a window with the following:
- a CDS encoding amidohydrolase family protein, whose protein sequence is MRIVDAHVHVWDADAVPIPWFRDDLGLPRQAAAARLGRELTDAGVSSAIAVQAADSVAEAEWLTATAARDPFLRRVVLQYTPAPGRAAGATAVAFSPAVVGVRAAVPQFAADLSDVDGLDALAAHLGATARTLELLIRPDQLPAAATLSRRHPDTAIVVCHLGLGARTPDEAWLSALAEAASAPGVSAKVSGLDFAARGAEESRELLRSAFALFGAERLMYGSDWPMSTRTTTYAEVLAATRQALPPLSPAEARAFWSGTADRLSPFTA, encoded by the coding sequence GTGCGGATCGTCGACGCCCATGTGCACGTCTGGGATGCGGACGCCGTGCCGATCCCGTGGTTCCGCGACGACCTCGGGCTCCCCCGGCAGGCCGCGGCCGCTCGTCTCGGACGGGAGCTGACCGACGCCGGCGTCTCCTCCGCCATCGCCGTGCAGGCGGCGGACTCGGTGGCGGAGGCGGAGTGGCTGACCGCGACCGCCGCCCGCGACCCGTTCCTGCGGCGCGTGGTGCTGCAGTACACCCCCGCGCCGGGACGAGCCGCCGGCGCCACCGCAGTCGCGTTCTCTCCCGCCGTGGTCGGCGTGCGCGCCGCGGTGCCGCAGTTCGCCGCGGATCTCTCGGATGTGGACGGCCTCGACGCCCTCGCCGCCCACCTCGGCGCGACCGCCCGCACCCTCGAACTCCTCATCCGTCCGGACCAGCTGCCCGCCGCGGCCACCCTCTCCCGACGGCACCCCGACACCGCGATCGTCGTCTGCCACCTCGGCCTCGGCGCCCGGACGCCCGATGAGGCATGGCTCTCCGCCCTCGCCGAGGCCGCGTCGGCACCAGGGGTGTCGGCGAAGGTCTCCGGACTCGACTTCGCGGCGCGCGGGGCGGAGGAGTCGCGAGAGCTGCTGCGCTCCGCGTTCGCCCTCTTCGGCGCGGAACGGCTGATGTACGGCAGTGACTGGCCGATGTCCACGCGGACCACGACCTACGCGGAGGTGCTCGCCGCGACCCGGCAGGCTCTCCCTCCCCTCTCCCCGGCCGAGGCTCGAGCATTCTGGTCCGGCACCGCCGACCGCCTCTCGCCCTTCACCGCGTAA
- a CDS encoding GntR family transcriptional regulator has product MTDALGTAGLQRGLLSDQIYALIKAMIKDSTLAPGEQLVESQLARQMQVSQAPVRDALKRLAHEGLVSHVRHQGNFVASYSAEEAAQAKVARVELEGLAGRLACGALDPARRAELVGLIAKMHEAAEAEDLARFRELDFTFHRAVIEASGNVYLPRMWDLLEPSLRVMHVLGDPTFTGDWHEVADWHKGLLDTLDAGDEEAASALFRAHAAGTLLD; this is encoded by the coding sequence ATGACGGATGCTCTCGGCACGGCCGGACTGCAGCGCGGACTGCTGTCGGATCAGATCTACGCGCTCATCAAGGCGATGATCAAGGACTCGACGCTGGCCCCCGGCGAGCAGCTCGTGGAGTCGCAGCTCGCCCGGCAGATGCAGGTGAGCCAGGCGCCCGTGCGCGACGCCCTCAAGCGGCTCGCCCACGAGGGTCTCGTGTCGCATGTGCGGCATCAGGGCAACTTCGTCGCGAGCTACTCCGCGGAGGAGGCGGCGCAGGCCAAGGTCGCCCGCGTCGAGCTGGAGGGGCTGGCGGGACGGCTGGCCTGCGGGGCGCTCGACCCTGCTCGCCGCGCCGAGCTCGTCGGCCTCATCGCGAAGATGCATGAGGCGGCTGAGGCGGAAGACCTCGCCCGGTTCCGCGAGCTCGACTTCACCTTCCACCGAGCGGTGATCGAGGCCAGCGGCAACGTGTACCTCCCGCGCATGTGGGACCTCCTGGAGCCGAGCCTGCGCGTCATGCACGTGCTCGGCGACCCGACCTTCACGGGGGACTGGCACGAGGTCGCGGACTGGCACAAGGGCCTGCTCGACACCCTGGACGCCGGTGACGAAGAGGCCGCGTCCGCCCTCTTCCGCGCCCACGCCGCCGGCACCCTCCTCGACTGA
- a CDS encoding SGNH/GDSL hydrolase family protein yields the protein MRVTFIGDSITDAGRDRFDPESFGDGYVSLLAPELQAAGATVRNLGIAGDRARDLAARWDAELLPTAPELLTVYVGVNDMWRRFDSDDPTSAEDFAATLGDLLGRAVAAHAPRLILMEPYFLPVTEEQRTWLDDLDGKRAAVRALAVEHGAAFVPLHEVFTAAAEQYPVVELAPDGVHPTPRGSALIADSWRTAASISDSR from the coding sequence ATGCGGGTGACCTTCATCGGAGACTCGATCACCGACGCGGGGCGCGATCGCTTCGACCCGGAGTCCTTCGGGGACGGCTACGTGTCGCTCCTCGCCCCCGAGCTGCAGGCCGCGGGGGCCACGGTCCGCAACCTCGGGATCGCGGGGGACCGCGCCCGCGACCTGGCCGCGCGGTGGGACGCGGAGCTGCTGCCCACGGCGCCGGAGCTGCTGACCGTGTACGTCGGCGTGAACGACATGTGGCGGCGGTTCGACAGCGACGACCCGACCTCGGCCGAGGACTTCGCCGCCACGCTCGGCGACCTCCTCGGCCGCGCGGTGGCCGCGCACGCCCCGCGGCTGATCCTGATGGAGCCGTACTTCCTCCCGGTGACGGAGGAGCAGCGCACGTGGCTTGACGACCTCGACGGGAAGCGGGCGGCGGTGCGGGCTCTCGCCGTGGAGCACGGGGCGGCGTTCGTGCCCCTGCACGAGGTGTTCACGGCGGCGGCGGAGCAGTATCCGGTCGTCGAGCTCGCGCCGGACGGGGTGCACCCGACACCCCGCGGATCCGCCCTCATCGCGGATAGCTGGCGCACGGCCGCGTCCATTAGCGATAGTCGATAA
- a CDS encoding Ig-like domain-containing protein, giving the protein MKRVLASLTLAAVFGSALAAAVPSAAAAADDDALYLAPGGDDAAAGTIDDPLATLEGARDRIRALKADSALPDDGLTVYLREGTYPRSASFEIGAQDSGTADAPITYRSYPGETATLTGGRELPRDQFAAVDDAAVTDRIIDPAARDRVVGIDLADLGITDYGQLSRHGYWKANDVSTTPPMELFIDGQGMTLARWPNADAATPTVQMGDIIDAGPDRNDADLQERGGTFSYGYDRPKHWTQAEDVWLDGIFGYSWEWSYNKIESIDTEAKTITLRYGEMSGIMKSWFPDFHFAQNLLEELDAPGEYYIDRDAGKLYLIPNAAFTSGRGAVTVTTLDEPMLRADGASYVNFDDLVMEYGRATAAVILGGSHVTISHSDIRNFTDGGVLINSPGRYTYDGIPVNRGGRDHAVTDSRLTHVGGVGVVLQGGDKTTLEPGRNRVENSEIADFAYYHKAYNPGVMFDGVGNIARDNEIHDAPHPGIIVHGNDHLFERNEVYDVCKQFHDLGAIYMNSGKTPQQRGHVFRENYFHDIGVGMAGVEGIYADNFTWDLTIEKNVFVNMGNGAIKSGSADYIEARNNVFVDAYAPYDNYEQWMGNQEGNVVDRDYMPAWEKVFADNNDFVGTPYLTKYPELAHFFEDDHYFPNHSTFAENVVWNPNRARMAGVNEHGAKDGKNLLNYEDNWVADADPGFVDAANGDYTLKADAAVFDQIPGFEAIAFGEIGVDGAIGQTQQPQTIPLEDIAFDSDTLTIDAGDEVRVRAVPLPWNADDAAVTYASADPAVASVNDKGVVLGMGPGTTTVTATAKADASKTATIEVIVEEGDGVLHFTDFESGANGWPTDPNRSIQVDASGDKVYRILEGANSILPRDFTEFVLDFDVTAPATTPANAGLIVYDRNGKGGGYIRFRQAAAGPTWTIFDDAWKVVAEKVVPAAQGLTPGETSHVRIAVQDGQIRISVNGAIALEGADPGPGKAGRVGFYVENYASLDFDDIGFSLSGVPVTGVSLDADAVGLTVGERRSVAATVAPEDASDARVTWTTDAPEVATVSGGRIAGVTAGTATITATSVADPSLSDTVTVTVDDAEYPTTRLDGQLKDGANWSESDLIAVDDTGVVISGQGVHGYEAERFGDTLLQFEAEFGAFDGGWYGFQARSDQTGLPAWQNSNTGYLAVIKEDVIEFQSWTPGQTMLDSIPNTVIEPGSTHRIEFGAVAEDGGTRIVLRVDDVTVWNMVDARENLRIGADGFFNVYHYGKTNTLAVRPTPPPATVTGICWAPEADPKTRYVRGEELDVTGMLLGVDWSDGSRTTQQVTADMVSGFDSSKVRPHHTLTVTYAGASVELPISVRPKLKNDEQDVPRCG; this is encoded by the coding sequence ATGAAGCGTGTACTGGCAAGCCTGACCCTGGCGGCGGTGTTCGGATCCGCCCTCGCTGCGGCGGTCCCGTCGGCGGCTGCGGCCGCGGACGACGACGCCCTCTACCTCGCGCCGGGAGGTGACGACGCGGCAGCCGGCACGATCGACGACCCCCTCGCGACGCTGGAAGGCGCCCGCGACCGGATCCGCGCGCTGAAGGCGGATTCCGCGCTCCCGGACGACGGCCTCACGGTGTACCTCCGGGAGGGCACGTACCCCCGCTCGGCGTCGTTCGAGATCGGCGCGCAGGACTCGGGCACTGCCGACGCCCCCATCACCTACCGCTCGTACCCGGGGGAGACCGCCACCCTCACCGGCGGTCGCGAGCTGCCGCGCGACCAGTTCGCCGCGGTCGACGACGCGGCGGTGACCGACCGCATCATCGACCCAGCTGCCCGCGACCGTGTCGTCGGGATCGACCTCGCCGACCTCGGCATCACCGACTACGGCCAGCTCAGCCGCCACGGCTACTGGAAGGCCAACGACGTCAGCACCACCCCGCCCATGGAGCTGTTCATCGACGGCCAGGGCATGACCCTCGCGCGCTGGCCCAACGCCGACGCGGCCACCCCGACCGTGCAGATGGGTGACATCATCGACGCCGGGCCGGACCGCAACGACGCCGACCTGCAGGAGCGCGGCGGCACGTTCAGCTACGGCTACGACCGTCCGAAGCACTGGACCCAGGCCGAGGACGTGTGGCTGGACGGCATCTTCGGCTACAGCTGGGAGTGGTCGTACAACAAGATCGAGAGCATCGACACCGAGGCGAAGACCATCACCCTCCGCTACGGCGAGATGTCCGGGATCATGAAGAGCTGGTTCCCCGACTTCCACTTCGCGCAGAACCTGCTGGAGGAGCTCGACGCCCCCGGCGAGTACTACATCGACCGCGACGCCGGGAAGCTGTACCTCATCCCGAACGCGGCCTTCACGTCCGGCCGAGGCGCCGTGACGGTCACGACGCTCGACGAGCCGATGCTGCGCGCCGACGGGGCCTCGTACGTGAACTTCGACGACCTCGTGATGGAGTACGGACGCGCGACGGCCGCGGTCATCCTCGGCGGCTCGCACGTGACGATCTCGCACAGCGACATCCGCAACTTCACCGACGGCGGCGTGCTCATCAACTCGCCAGGGCGCTACACGTACGACGGCATCCCGGTGAACCGCGGCGGCCGTGACCACGCCGTCACCGACAGCCGGCTCACGCACGTTGGCGGCGTCGGCGTGGTGCTCCAGGGCGGTGACAAGACGACGCTCGAACCCGGCCGCAACCGGGTCGAGAACTCCGAGATCGCCGACTTCGCGTACTACCACAAGGCCTACAACCCCGGCGTGATGTTTGACGGCGTCGGCAACATCGCCAGGGACAACGAGATCCACGACGCTCCGCACCCCGGGATCATCGTGCACGGCAACGACCACCTGTTCGAACGCAACGAGGTGTACGACGTCTGCAAGCAGTTCCACGACCTCGGTGCGATCTACATGAACTCCGGCAAGACCCCGCAGCAGCGCGGTCACGTGTTCCGGGAGAACTACTTCCACGACATCGGCGTCGGCATGGCGGGCGTCGAGGGCATCTACGCCGACAACTTCACGTGGGACCTCACGATCGAGAAGAACGTGTTCGTGAACATGGGCAACGGTGCGATCAAGAGCGGCTCGGCCGACTACATCGAGGCGCGCAACAACGTCTTCGTCGACGCCTACGCCCCGTACGACAACTACGAGCAGTGGATGGGCAATCAGGAGGGCAACGTCGTCGACCGCGACTACATGCCGGCCTGGGAGAAGGTGTTCGCCGACAACAACGACTTCGTCGGCACGCCGTATCTGACGAAGTACCCCGAGCTCGCGCACTTCTTCGAGGACGACCACTACTTCCCGAACCACAGCACGTTCGCGGAGAACGTCGTGTGGAACCCGAACCGCGCCCGGATGGCCGGCGTCAACGAGCACGGCGCGAAGGACGGGAAGAACCTCCTGAACTACGAGGACAACTGGGTGGCCGACGCCGACCCCGGCTTCGTGGACGCCGCGAACGGCGACTACACGCTGAAGGCCGATGCGGCCGTGTTCGACCAGATCCCGGGCTTCGAGGCCATCGCCTTCGGCGAGATCGGCGTCGACGGCGCGATCGGGCAGACGCAGCAGCCGCAGACCATCCCGCTCGAGGACATCGCGTTCGACAGCGACACGCTCACGATCGACGCGGGCGACGAGGTGCGCGTGCGCGCCGTGCCGCTGCCCTGGAACGCCGACGACGCCGCGGTGACCTATGCCTCGGCCGACCCCGCCGTCGCCTCCGTCAACGACAAGGGCGTAGTGCTCGGCATGGGCCCCGGTACGACCACGGTGACGGCGACGGCGAAAGCCGATGCCAGCAAGACCGCGACCATCGAGGTGATCGTCGAGGAGGGCGACGGCGTGCTGCACTTCACCGACTTCGAGTCGGGGGCGAACGGCTGGCCGACCGACCCCAACCGCAGCATCCAGGTGGATGCGTCGGGCGACAAGGTGTACCGCATCCTCGAGGGCGCCAACAGCATCCTGCCGCGGGACTTCACGGAGTTCGTGCTCGACTTCGACGTCACGGCGCCGGCCACGACCCCCGCCAACGCGGGACTCATCGTCTACGACCGCAACGGCAAGGGCGGCGGCTACATCCGCTTCCGCCAGGCCGCGGCCGGGCCGACCTGGACGATCTTCGACGACGCCTGGAAGGTCGTCGCCGAGAAGGTCGTGCCGGCGGCACAGGGCCTGACCCCCGGCGAGACCTCGCACGTCCGTATCGCGGTGCAGGACGGGCAGATCCGGATCTCCGTCAACGGGGCGATCGCGCTGGAAGGCGCCGACCCCGGCCCCGGCAAGGCCGGTCGGGTCGGGTTCTACGTGGAGAACTACGCCTCGCTCGACTTCGACGACATCGGGTTCTCGCTCTCCGGCGTGCCGGTCACGGGCGTGAGCCTGGACGCCGACGCCGTGGGGCTGACCGTGGGGGAGCGGCGGTCCGTCGCGGCCACGGTCGCCCCGGAGGACGCCAGCGACGCCCGGGTCACCTGGACGACCGACGCTCCGGAGGTCGCCACGGTCTCCGGGGGACGGATCGCGGGAGTGACGGCGGGCACGGCGACGATCACCGCGACCTCGGTCGCCGATCCGAGCCTCAGCGACACGGTCACCGTGACCGTGGACGACGCCGAGTACCCGACCACCCGCCTGGACGGTCAGCTGAAGGACGGGGCGAACTGGAGTGAGTCCGACCTCATCGCGGTGGACGACACGGGTGTCGTGATCAGCGGTCAGGGCGTCCACGGCTACGAGGCCGAGCGCTTCGGCGACACCCTGCTGCAGTTCGAGGCGGAGTTCGGCGCCTTCGACGGAGGCTGGTATGGCTTCCAGGCGCGCTCCGACCAGACCGGCCTCCCGGCCTGGCAGAACTCCAACACTGGATACCTCGCGGTGATCAAGGAGGACGTGATCGAGTTCCAGAGCTGGACCCCGGGCCAGACCATGCTCGACAGCATCCCCAACACGGTCATCGAGCCGGGCTCCACGCACCGCATCGAGTTCGGGGCCGTTGCCGAGGACGGCGGAACCCGCATCGTGCTCCGGGTCGACGACGTGACGGTGTGGAACATGGTCGACGCCAGGGAGAACCTCCGCATCGGTGCGGACGGCTTCTTCAACGTCTACCACTACGGCAAGACGAACACCCTGGCCGTGCGGCCGACACCGCCGCCCGCGACCGTGACCGGCATCTGCTGGGCGCCTGAAGCCGACCCGAAGACCCGCTACGTGCGCGGCGAGGAGCTCGACGTGACCGGCATGCTGCTGGGCGTGGACTGGAGCGACGGATCCCGCACCACCCAGCAGGTGACGGCGGACATGGTCAGCGGCTTCGACAGCAGCAAGGTCCGCCCGCACCACACGCTCACCGTGACGTACGCTGGCGCGAGCGTCGAGCTCCCGATCTCGGTGCGACCGAAGCTCAAGAACGACGAACAGGACGTGCCACGATGCGGGTGA
- a CDS encoding carbohydrate ABC transporter permease, with protein sequence MFALLLTAPGLALLAAVVVYPLITALITAFYKQSLVEPGREFVGFQNIVDVLTGEFFPLLTQTLVFTLGTTIAPFVIGFGLALALNTRIRGAKVLRGLMLIPWLIPGVVVSFLWMWIFNANYGVLNAALETVGLIDSPQAWLANPTTAMIAVIVAKTWQSFPWMMVMLLAGLQTVPIELHEAAEIDGAGTIRRFFSITVPQMSGIIGLVILLEFIWNFQHFDIIYVLTGGGPAGSTQTFATAVYETAFDGFDLGHAGAIGLLWMILLMALVVVYVRLSEKGEKR encoded by the coding sequence ATGTTCGCGCTCCTCCTCACGGCTCCCGGCCTCGCGCTCCTCGCCGCCGTCGTCGTGTACCCGCTGATCACGGCCCTCATCACCGCGTTCTACAAGCAGAGCCTCGTCGAGCCCGGCCGCGAGTTCGTCGGCTTCCAGAACATCGTCGACGTGCTGACGGGCGAGTTCTTCCCGCTCCTCACGCAGACGCTCGTCTTCACCCTCGGCACGACCATCGCGCCGTTCGTGATCGGCTTCGGCCTCGCCCTCGCCCTGAACACGCGCATCCGCGGCGCCAAGGTACTCCGCGGCCTCATGCTCATCCCGTGGCTGATCCCCGGCGTGGTCGTGTCGTTCCTCTGGATGTGGATCTTCAACGCCAACTACGGCGTGCTCAACGCGGCCCTGGAGACCGTGGGCCTCATCGACTCCCCGCAGGCGTGGCTCGCGAACCCCACCACCGCCATGATCGCCGTGATCGTCGCGAAGACGTGGCAGTCGTTCCCCTGGATGATGGTCATGCTCCTCGCGGGCCTGCAGACCGTGCCGATCGAGCTGCACGAGGCCGCCGAGATCGACGGCGCCGGCACCATCCGCCGCTTCTTCTCCATCACGGTCCCGCAGATGAGCGGCATCATCGGCCTCGTAATCCTGCTGGAGTTCATCTGGAACTTCCAGCACTTCGACATCATCTACGTCCTCACCGGCGGCGGTCCCGCCGGCTCCACCCAGACGTTCGCGACCGCGGTGTACGAGACCGCGTTCGACGGCTTCGACCTCGGCCACGCCGGGGCGATCGGCCTGCTCTGGATGATCCTGCTGATGGCGCTCGTCGTCGTCTACGTCCGCCTGTCCGAGAAGGGAGAGAAGCGATGA
- a CDS encoding carbohydrate ABC transporter permease, protein MTAVLTEETVAAVSAPPAAPRRRRHRADRRASTVSAWIAVVVFGGFALLPVYWLLATSLTPRTEVFSYPPKLFPTEITFEAYAALANNPALFGYLRNSIVVSVITAILSVLVSAYMGYAFSKFRYRGRRSLMYFVLASQMFPQALLLITLYAVFSAYGLLNTYTALVLSFTTFTLPLCVWMLKGFFDTIPDELIEAARVDGASRLRIIHSIVLPLAAPGLIAAGLFAFVRGWNDFIFALTLAGPDKQTLPPGLVNTFIGEASTAWPELMAASLVVSLPVAIAFIALQRFLVGGLTAGAVKG, encoded by the coding sequence ATGACCGCCGTGCTGACCGAAGAGACGGTGGCCGCCGTCTCCGCCCCACCCGCCGCGCCCCGCCGTCGGCGCCACCGCGCCGACCGCCGCGCCTCCACCGTGAGCGCCTGGATCGCCGTCGTCGTCTTCGGCGGGTTCGCCCTGTTGCCCGTGTACTGGCTGCTCGCGACGTCGCTCACCCCGCGCACCGAGGTGTTCAGCTACCCGCCGAAGCTGTTCCCCACCGAGATCACGTTCGAGGCCTACGCCGCGCTCGCGAACAACCCGGCCCTGTTCGGCTACCTCCGCAACAGCATCGTGGTCTCCGTCATCACCGCGATCCTCTCGGTGCTGGTGTCGGCGTACATGGGCTACGCGTTCTCGAAGTTCCGCTACCGCGGCCGCCGCAGCCTCATGTACTTCGTGCTGGCGTCGCAGATGTTCCCGCAGGCGCTGCTGCTCATCACCCTGTACGCGGTGTTCTCGGCCTACGGCCTGCTCAACACCTACACGGCGCTCGTGCTGTCGTTCACGACGTTCACGCTGCCGCTGTGCGTGTGGATGCTGAAGGGCTTCTTCGACACGATCCCGGACGAGCTCATCGAGGCCGCCCGCGTCGACGGCGCCTCCCGCCTGCGGATCATCCACTCGATCGTGCTGCCGCTGGCCGCGCCCGGCCTCATCGCCGCGGGACTGTTCGCGTTCGTCCGGGGCTGGAACGACTTCATCTTCGCCCTCACCCTCGCCGGTCCCGACAAGCAGACCCTGCCGCCCGGCCTCGTCAACACGTTCATCGGCGAGGCGTCCACCGCCTGGCCGGAGCTCATGGCGGCTTCGCTCGTGGTCTCGCTCCCCGTGGCCATCGCGTTCATCGCCCTGCAGCGCTTCCTCGTCGGCGGACTCACCGCCGGCGCGGTCAAGGGCTGA
- a CDS encoding extracellular solute-binding protein — protein sequence MSENTTVSRRQLLQFAGLGAAGLLLAGCMPSGGGSGSPSSSPGAGLGAGDFTATDFSFSSWSLTEEAAAPATRALLDGYKKTNDVGITEVSFPYNEYFKQLMLQVRGGQFTGAAHVDVAWLASLAALGKLEDVSALTKGRGYTASSLEATQLDGKQYAFPWTIGAIGLITNSELLTKAGISTFPTTVDDFEAALKKLKALGGGLIPYAASTKAAQLKDVLIWMQTFGSDLVKDGKVTIGDDASIEAVTWYKSLYDQGLIAADVDRFDARSLFSQGRAAIYDDAPVGRASVTQDSPDPDLASKLVPESRPVLKKGDTPRALVWGGAIAIVGGGSGDSTRTAADFGQWATSDLKAVLGDYELRGLPPVTEEAQASKEVASDAFGSRFAEKITATATTNPFWQYPQYAQIETVIADRVQAVLVGQQSAKDAMAQAGDQAQKLLG from the coding sequence ATGTCCGAGAACACCACCGTCTCCCGTCGCCAGCTGCTGCAGTTCGCCGGGCTCGGCGCCGCCGGCCTCCTCCTCGCCGGTTGCATGCCGAGCGGCGGCGGCAGCGGCAGTCCGTCCTCCTCCCCCGGCGCCGGGCTCGGCGCGGGCGACTTCACCGCCACCGACTTCTCCTTCTCCAGCTGGTCCCTCACCGAGGAGGCCGCCGCCCCGGCCACCCGCGCGCTGCTCGACGGCTACAAGAAGACCAACGACGTCGGCATCACCGAGGTCTCCTTCCCCTACAACGAGTACTTCAAGCAGCTCATGCTGCAGGTACGCGGCGGGCAGTTCACCGGCGCCGCGCACGTCGACGTCGCCTGGCTCGCCTCGCTGGCCGCGCTCGGCAAGCTGGAGGACGTCTCGGCGCTCACGAAGGGGCGCGGCTACACGGCCTCGAGCCTGGAGGCCACGCAGCTCGACGGGAAGCAGTACGCCTTCCCGTGGACCATCGGCGCGATCGGCCTCATCACGAACTCCGAGCTGCTGACGAAGGCGGGGATCTCCACGTTCCCGACGACCGTCGACGACTTCGAGGCGGCGCTGAAGAAGCTCAAGGCCCTCGGCGGCGGCCTCATCCCCTACGCCGCCTCGACCAAGGCCGCCCAGCTCAAGGACGTTCTCATCTGGATGCAGACGTTCGGCAGCGACCTCGTCAAGGACGGGAAGGTCACGATCGGCGACGACGCCAGCATCGAGGCGGTCACCTGGTACAAGTCGCTGTACGACCAGGGGCTCATCGCCGCCGACGTCGACCGCTTCGATGCCCGCTCCCTTTTCTCCCAGGGCCGCGCCGCCATCTACGACGACGCCCCCGTGGGCCGCGCGTCCGTCACGCAGGACTCGCCGGATCCCGACCTCGCCTCCAAGCTCGTGCCCGAGTCCCGCCCGGTGCTGAAGAAGGGCGACACCCCGCGCGCTCTCGTCTGGGGCGGCGCCATCGCCATCGTCGGCGGCGGCTCCGGCGACAGCACCCGCACGGCCGCGGACTTCGGCCAGTGGGCCACGAGCGACCTGAAGGCTGTGCTCGGCGACTACGAGCTGCGCGGCCTGCCGCCCGTGACCGAGGAGGCGCAGGCCTCGAAGGAGGTGGCGTCCGACGCGTTCGGCTCGCGCTTCGCCGAGAAGATCACGGCGACCGCCACCACCAACCCGTTCTGGCAGTACCCGCAGTACGCCCAGATCGAGACGGTGATCGCCGACCGCGTGCAGGCCGTCCTCGTCGGTCAGCAGAGCGCCAAGGACGCGATGGCGCAGGCCGGCGACCAGGCGCAGAAGCTGCTGGGCTGA